One window of the Streptomyces sp. ITFR-21 genome contains the following:
- a CDS encoding response regulator transcription factor, which yields MRVLVVEDEQLLADAVGTGLRREAMAVDVVYDGGAALERIGVNDYDVVVLDRDLPVVHGDEVCRQIIGLGMPTRVLMLTAAGDVSDRVEGLELGADDYLPKPFAFTELTARVRALGRRTTAALPPVLERSGIRLDPNRREVFRDGQEVHLAPKEFAVLEVLMRSEGSVVSAEQLLEKAWDENTDPFTNVVRVTVMTLRRKLGEPPVIVTVPGSGYRI from the coding sequence TTGCGCGTACTGGTCGTCGAGGACGAGCAACTGCTCGCCGATGCGGTGGGCACCGGCCTGCGCCGCGAGGCCATGGCCGTCGACGTCGTCTACGACGGCGGCGCCGCCCTGGAGCGGATCGGGGTCAACGACTACGACGTCGTCGTCCTGGACCGCGACCTGCCAGTGGTGCACGGCGACGAGGTCTGCCGGCAGATCATCGGACTGGGCATGCCCACCAGGGTGCTGATGCTCACCGCCGCCGGCGACGTCAGCGACCGGGTGGAGGGCCTGGAACTCGGCGCCGACGACTACCTGCCCAAGCCGTTCGCCTTCACCGAGCTGACCGCCCGGGTGCGGGCGCTGGGCCGCCGTACCACCGCCGCCCTGCCACCGGTCCTGGAGCGCTCCGGCATCCGGCTCGACCCCAACCGCCGGGAGGTCTTCCGGGACGGCCAGGAGGTGCACCTCGCGCCCAAGGAGTTCGCCGTCCTGGAGGTCCTGATGCGCAGCGAGGGCTCGGTGGTCTCCGCCGAGCAGCTGCTGGAGAAGGCGTGGGACGAGAACACCGACCCCTTCACCAACGTGGTGCGGGTCACCGTGATGACCCTGCGCCGCAAGCTCGGCGAACCCCCGGTGATCGTCACCGTGCCCGGCTCCGGCTACCGGATCTGA
- a CDS encoding DUF3093 domain-containing protein gives MPGAPQPYDERLTVPRSWWVLAAGVGVAMALILFPLGPLAILAGLVGGAALAMMAVSSYGSARIRVVAGSLVAGKARIPLEALGETLVLDPAETVAWRSHKADPRAFMLLRSYVPTALKVEVTDPADPTPYLYLSTRSPQRLADALSAVRTTAR, from the coding sequence ATGCCTGGTGCCCCGCAGCCCTATGACGAACGCCTGACCGTGCCCCGCTCCTGGTGGGTCCTCGCCGCCGGGGTCGGGGTGGCGATGGCGCTGATCCTGTTCCCCCTCGGCCCGTTGGCCATCCTGGCCGGCCTGGTGGGCGGCGCGGCGCTGGCCATGATGGCGGTCAGTTCCTACGGGTCGGCCCGGATCAGGGTGGTGGCCGGTTCGCTGGTGGCGGGCAAGGCGCGTATTCCGCTGGAGGCGCTCGGCGAGACGCTGGTGCTGGACCCGGCCGAGACGGTGGCCTGGCGGTCGCACAAGGCCGACCCGCGGGCGTTCATGCTGCTGCGGTCCTATGTGCCCACCGCGTTGAAGGTCGAGGTGACCGACCCGGCCGATCCGACACCGTATCTGTACCTGTCGACGCGCTCCCCGCAGCGGCTGGCGGACGCGCTGTCGGCGGTCAGGACGACGGCTCGCTAG
- a CDS encoding potassium channel family protein — translation MRVAIAGAGAVGRSIAGELLENGHEVLLVDKNPTSISVERVPQAEWLLADACEITSLDEAALQRCNVVIAATGDDKVNLVVSLLAKTEYGVPRVVARVNNPKNEWLFNESWGVDVAVSTPRLMSALVEEAVSVGDLVRLLRFSQGDANLVELTLPEEAALVGTRVGDVEWPTDTSLVTIIRGNRVLTPSRDDALEAGDELLFVAAPHREEQLEDLLSVQGGTAEG, via the coding sequence ATGAGGGTGGCGATCGCCGGGGCCGGCGCGGTGGGCCGTTCCATCGCGGGGGAGCTGCTGGAGAACGGCCACGAGGTTCTCCTGGTCGACAAGAACCCGACCTCCATCTCGGTGGAGCGGGTTCCGCAGGCGGAGTGGCTGCTCGCCGACGCCTGCGAGATCACCTCGCTGGACGAGGCGGCGCTCCAGCGCTGCAACGTGGTCATCGCGGCGACCGGTGACGACAAGGTCAACCTGGTCGTGTCGCTGCTGGCCAAGACCGAGTACGGGGTGCCGCGCGTTGTCGCCCGGGTGAACAACCCGAAGAACGAGTGGCTGTTCAACGAGTCCTGGGGCGTGGATGTCGCGGTGTCCACGCCGCGGCTGATGTCGGCGCTGGTCGAGGAGGCGGTGAGCGTCGGCGACCTGGTCCGGCTGCTGCGCTTCAGCCAGGGCGACGCCAACCTCGTCGAGCTGACGCTGCCGGAGGAGGCGGCGCTGGTCGGCACCCGGGTCGGCGACGTGGAGTGGCCGACCGACACCTCGCTGGTGACGATCATCCGCGGCAACCGGGTGCTCACACCGTCCAGGGACGACGCTCTGGAGGCCGGTGACGAGTTGCTGTTCGTGGCGGCCCCGCACCGGGAGGAGCAGCTGGAGGACCTGCTGTCCGTCCAGGGCGGTACGGCCGAGGGCTGA
- a CDS encoding class I SAM-dependent RNA methyltransferase: protein MQTQSPAPAASPVGHEYEVEVGPVAHGGHCVARTEAGQVLFVRHALPGERVVARVTEGEDGARFLRADAVRVLTAAKDRVEPPCPYSGPGRCGGCDWQHAAPGAQRRLKAAVIAEQLDRLAGLTPEQAGWDGTVAPAPGDKVAKGEVPAWRTRVQYAVDAEGRAGLRRHRSHEVEVIDHCLIAAPEVDELGVEARRWPQIAAVEAIAATGSHDRQVILTPRPGGRLPIVELDRPVSVQRIGERDHAVHRVHGRPFVRERAAGRTWRVGDGGFWQVHPRAADLLVETVMQGLMPRKGDMALDLYCGVGLFAGALAERVGERGAVLGVESGKRAAEDARHNLQDLDRVRIEAGKVEQVLPRTGITEADLVVLDPPRAGAGRPTVRHIAALGPRRIAYVACAPAALARDLAWFAEEGYRSVTLRAFDLFPFTHHVECVAILTPAK, encoded by the coding sequence ATGCAGACCCAGTCGCCGGCACCGGCCGCCTCGCCCGTCGGCCACGAGTACGAGGTCGAGGTCGGCCCGGTGGCGCACGGCGGCCACTGCGTCGCCCGCACCGAGGCCGGCCAGGTGCTGTTCGTCCGGCACGCGCTGCCCGGCGAGCGGGTCGTCGCCCGCGTCACCGAGGGCGAGGACGGCGCGCGGTTCCTGCGGGCCGACGCCGTACGGGTGCTGACCGCCGCCAAGGACCGGGTCGAGCCGCCGTGCCCGTACTCAGGACCGGGGCGCTGCGGCGGCTGCGACTGGCAGCACGCCGCGCCCGGCGCCCAGCGGCGTCTGAAGGCCGCGGTGATCGCGGAACAGCTCGACCGGCTCGCCGGACTCACCCCGGAACAGGCCGGCTGGGACGGTACGGTCGCCCCCGCGCCCGGCGACAAGGTGGCCAAGGGCGAGGTCCCGGCCTGGCGCACCCGGGTGCAGTACGCGGTCGACGCCGAGGGCCGCGCCGGGCTGCGCAGGCACCGCTCGCACGAGGTCGAGGTGATCGACCACTGCCTGATCGCGGCGCCCGAGGTCGACGAACTCGGCGTCGAGGCCCGCCGGTGGCCGCAGATCGCCGCCGTCGAGGCCATCGCCGCGACCGGCTCCCACGACCGGCAGGTGATCCTCACCCCGCGGCCCGGCGGCCGGCTGCCGATCGTGGAGCTCGACCGGCCGGTGTCGGTCCAGCGGATCGGCGAACGCGACCACGCCGTGCACCGCGTCCACGGCCGCCCCTTCGTCCGCGAGCGCGCCGCCGGCCGCACCTGGCGGGTCGGCGACGGCGGCTTCTGGCAGGTCCACCCGAGGGCCGCCGACCTGCTGGTGGAGACGGTCATGCAGGGCCTGATGCCGCGCAAGGGCGACATGGCCCTGGACCTGTACTGCGGCGTCGGGCTGTTCGCCGGCGCGCTGGCCGAACGGGTCGGCGAGCGGGGCGCGGTGCTCGGCGTCGAGTCCGGCAAACGCGCGGCCGAGGACGCCCGGCACAACCTCCAGGACCTGGACCGGGTCCGCATCGAGGCCGGCAAGGTCGAACAGGTCCTGCCGCGTACCGGCATCACCGAGGCCGACCTGGTCGTCCTGGACCCGCCCCGGGCGGGTGCGGGCCGCCCCACCGTCCGCCACATCGCCGCCCTCGGCCCCCGCCGTATCGCCTACGTCGCCTGCGCCCCGGCCGCCCTTGCCCGCGACCTCGCCTGGTTCGCCGAGGAGGGCTACCGTTCGGTGACCCTGCGGGCCTTCGACCTGTTCCCCTTCACCCACCACGTGGAGTGCGTGGCCATCCTGACCCCCGCGAAGTAG
- a CDS encoding potassium channel family protein has translation MHVVIMGCGRVGSTLAHSLEQQGHTVAVVDQDQTAFRRLGSGFAGRRVTGVGFDQDTLREAGIEEAGAFAAVSSGDNSNIIAARVAREMFGIENVVARIYDPRRAEVYQRLGIPTVATVRWTADQMLRRLLPSGAEPLWRDPSGGVQLAEVHTPAFWIGHKVSRLQEETGVRVAFITRLGEAMLPTSQTVLQEGDLVHVMMRTDGVPEVEAAFAKGPDGEGHS, from the coding sequence GTGCACGTCGTGATTATGGGATGCGGGCGAGTGGGTTCCACTCTCGCGCACTCCCTCGAACAACAAGGTCATACGGTCGCGGTGGTGGACCAGGACCAGACGGCGTTCCGCCGGCTGGGCTCCGGGTTCGCCGGGCGCCGGGTGACCGGAGTCGGGTTCGACCAGGACACGCTGCGCGAGGCCGGAATCGAGGAGGCGGGCGCCTTCGCGGCCGTCAGTAGCGGCGACAACTCCAACATCATCGCGGCCCGGGTGGCGCGGGAGATGTTCGGTATCGAGAACGTGGTGGCGCGGATCTACGACCCGCGCCGCGCCGAGGTCTACCAGCGGCTGGGCATCCCGACCGTGGCCACCGTGCGGTGGACCGCGGACCAGATGCTGCGCCGGCTGCTGCCCTCGGGCGCCGAGCCGCTGTGGCGGGACCCCAGCGGCGGGGTGCAGCTCGCCGAGGTGCACACACCGGCCTTCTGGATCGGCCACAAGGTGAGCCGGCTCCAGGAGGAGACCGGTGTCCGTGTGGCGTTCATCACCAGGCTCGGCGAGGCGATGCTGCCGACGTCGCAGACCGTGCTGCAGGAAGGCGACCTGGTGCATGTGATGATGCGCACCGACGGAGTCCCCGAGGTCGAGGCGGCCTTCGCCAAGGGCCCTGACGGGGAGGGGCACTCATGA
- a CDS encoding sensor histidine kinase — protein sequence MSPQPPPTPPPIRPAPPRPAADPHPAENPPPWLRPTIRIRLTVLYGGMFLIAGVLLLWIIYLLAAQALHQGNAPLFTISSGQVNITSNKCPGLIDQSSPSYFNETLTKCMTAQREMALHTLLKRSLIALIGLAVVAFAFGYVMAGRVLAPLGRITRTARSVVGSDLKRRIELDGPDDELKELADTFDGMLDRLERSFDAQRRFVANASHELRTPLAINRTLLEVQLSDPEASQDLQQLGRTLLATNERSEQLVEGLLLLARSENEIIDRKPVDLAEAASRALDQTRGEAQAKDVELRGDLTGAVVLGNGVLLERIALNLVQNAVRYNVPQDGWVEVRTAAENGHALLVVANTGPVVPAYEIDNLFEPFRRLRTERTGSDKGVGLGLSIARSVARAHGGVIAAQPREGGGLVMRVAIPL from the coding sequence CTGTCCCCGCAGCCGCCCCCTACCCCGCCCCCCATCAGGCCGGCCCCGCCGCGCCCGGCCGCCGACCCCCATCCCGCCGAGAACCCGCCGCCGTGGCTGCGGCCCACCATCCGGATACGGCTGACCGTCCTGTACGGCGGCATGTTCCTGATCGCGGGCGTACTGCTGCTGTGGATCATCTACCTGCTGGCCGCCCAGGCCCTGCACCAGGGCAACGCGCCGCTGTTCACGATCAGCTCCGGCCAGGTGAACATCACCAGCAACAAGTGCCCCGGACTCATCGACCAGAGCAGTCCCTCGTACTTCAACGAGACGCTCACCAAGTGCATGACCGCACAGCGCGAGATGGCCCTGCACACCCTGCTCAAGCGTTCGCTGATCGCCCTGATCGGCCTCGCCGTGGTCGCCTTCGCCTTCGGCTACGTGATGGCCGGCCGGGTACTGGCTCCGCTGGGCCGGATCACCAGGACCGCCCGCAGCGTGGTCGGCTCCGACCTCAAGCGGCGGATCGAACTGGACGGCCCCGACGACGAGCTGAAGGAGCTGGCCGACACCTTCGACGGGATGCTGGACCGGCTGGAGCGCTCCTTCGACGCGCAGCGACGCTTCGTGGCCAACGCCTCGCACGAGCTGCGCACCCCGCTGGCCATCAACCGCACCCTGCTGGAGGTCCAGCTCTCCGACCCGGAGGCGTCCCAGGACCTGCAGCAGCTCGGCCGGACCCTGCTGGCCACCAACGAGCGCAGCGAGCAACTGGTCGAGGGACTGCTGCTGCTGGCCCGCAGCGAGAACGAGATCATCGACCGCAAGCCGGTGGACCTGGCCGAGGCCGCCTCCCGGGCGCTCGACCAGACCCGCGGCGAGGCCCAGGCCAAGGACGTGGAGCTGCGCGGCGACCTGACCGGCGCCGTCGTCCTGGGCAACGGCGTGCTGCTGGAGCGCATCGCGCTGAACCTGGTGCAGAACGCCGTGCGCTACAACGTGCCCCAGGACGGATGGGTGGAAGTGCGTACGGCGGCGGAGAACGGGCACGCTCTGCTCGTAGTGGCGAATACCGGGCCGGTGGTGCCCGCGTACGAGATCGACAATCTTTTCGAACCCTTCCGCCGGCTGCGCACCGAGCGCACCGGAAGCGACAAAGGCGTCGGCCTGGGGCTGTCCATCGCCCGTTCGGTCGCCCGGGCGCACGGCGGAGTGATCGCAGCGCAGCCGCGGGAGGGAGGCGGCCTGGTCATGCGGGTCGCGATCCCGCTGTAG
- a CDS encoding DUF3159 domain-containing protein: protein MTEAALFEAFGGVRGMVETTVPGLVFVAIYTVDHDIKSSGIAALALSVVLGVARLAQRDTLKHAFSGIFGVAFGVVFAMMSGNAKNFYLPGMLYTLGLAIAYIVSAAAGFPLLGLILGPIFKENLSWRKRNPGRLRAYTKASWAWGLILLAKSAILFPLYWWGNATQLGWVKVALGIPPFLLSVYLTWILLVKAPPPIDVIAEMEAAEQAEKAEPEKSAKSPG from the coding sequence GTGACCGAGGCCGCGCTGTTCGAGGCGTTCGGCGGGGTCCGCGGCATGGTGGAGACCACGGTCCCCGGCCTGGTCTTCGTCGCGATCTACACCGTCGACCACGACATCAAGTCCTCCGGGATCGCCGCGCTGGCCCTGTCGGTGGTGCTCGGCGTGGCCCGGCTCGCCCAGCGCGACACCCTCAAGCACGCCTTCAGCGGCATCTTCGGTGTCGCCTTCGGCGTGGTCTTCGCGATGATGTCCGGCAACGCCAAGAACTTCTACCTGCCCGGCATGCTCTACACGCTGGGCCTGGCCATCGCCTACATCGTCTCGGCCGCGGCCGGTTTCCCGCTGCTCGGCCTGATCCTCGGGCCGATCTTCAAGGAGAACCTGTCCTGGCGCAAACGCAATCCGGGGCGGCTGCGCGCGTACACCAAGGCCAGCTGGGCCTGGGGCCTGATCCTGCTGGCGAAGTCCGCGATCCTCTTCCCGCTGTACTGGTGGGGCAACGCCACCCAGCTCGGCTGGGTCAAGGTCGCGCTCGGCATCCCGCCGTTCCTGCTGTCGGTCTACCTCACCTGGATCCTCCTGGTGAAGGCGCCGCCGCCGATCGACGTGATCGCGGAGATGGAGGCGGCCGAGCAGGCGGAGAAGGCCGAACCGGAGAAGTCCGCGAAGTCGCCGGGCTGA
- a CDS encoding DUF4193 domain-containing protein, which yields MATDYDTPRKTDDDVNEDSIEELKARRNEKSTSAVDVDEFDQAESLELPGADLSNEELSVRVLPRQADEFTCMSCFLVHHRSQLASEKNGNPICRDCAA from the coding sequence ATGGCCACTGACTACGACACCCCACGCAAGACCGACGACGATGTCAACGAAGACAGCATCGAAGAGCTGAAGGCCCGGCGGAACGAGAAGTCGACCTCCGCGGTCGACGTCGACGAGTTCGACCAGGCGGAGTCCCTGGAGCTGCCCGGCGCCGACCTCTCCAACGAGGAGCTGTCGGTCCGCGTACTGCCCCGGCAGGCCGACGAGTTCACCTGCATGAGCTGCTTCCTCGTTCACCACCGGAGCCAGCTGGCGTCGGAGAAGAACGGGAACCCGATCTGCCGCGACTGCGCGGCCTGA
- a CDS encoding OB-fold nucleic acid binding domain-containing protein → MSGALRSDRPTGRFRRMLDRLSSTQEELHSEELQQDALATGCTPISDCSDRQIVSVTGTLRTVTLRPRAGVPALEAELFDGSAALDVVWLGRRSITGIEPGRRIIASGRISMNRGRPVLFNPKYELRPVGQE, encoded by the coding sequence ATGAGTGGTGCACTGCGTTCCGACCGGCCCACGGGCCGCTTCCGTCGCATGCTCGACCGCCTGTCCTCCACGCAGGAGGAACTGCACTCCGAGGAACTCCAGCAGGACGCCCTGGCCACCGGCTGCACCCCGATCTCCGACTGCTCCGACCGCCAGATAGTGTCCGTCACCGGTACGCTGCGTACGGTCACGCTCCGTCCCCGGGCGGGCGTGCCCGCGCTGGAGGCAGAACTGTTCGACGGATCCGCCGCACTCGACGTGGTGTGGCTGGGCCGTCGCAGCATCACGGGCATAGAGCCCGGCCGCAGGATCATCGCCTCCGGTCGGATCTCGATGAACCGCGGCCGGCCGGTGCTGTTCAACCCCAAGTACGAGCTGCGTCCGGTCGGACAGGAGTAA
- a CDS encoding PaaI family thioesterase, with protein MSAATTSAGGGRPRLAPPPDATAPVRHPDAPAPGELLGAHYDQCFGCGEDQPQGLRLAARAGEGVSVTAEFTVRPAHQGAPGLAHGGVLVTALDETLGSLSWLRRVIAVTGRLESDFLRPVPVGATLYLSARCTAVAGRKMYGTAEGRIGGPDGPVAVRAEALFVEVDLGHFTGNGRPEEIRAAMSDPDQAKVARAFEVNP; from the coding sequence GTGAGTGCAGCCACGACATCCGCCGGCGGCGGCCGGCCCCGCCTGGCCCCGCCGCCCGACGCCACCGCGCCCGTGCGGCACCCGGACGCCCCCGCGCCCGGCGAGCTGCTCGGCGCCCACTACGACCAGTGCTTCGGCTGCGGCGAGGACCAGCCGCAGGGACTGCGGCTGGCGGCCAGGGCCGGCGAGGGCGTCAGCGTCACCGCCGAGTTCACCGTGCGGCCCGCCCACCAGGGCGCCCCCGGCCTGGCCCACGGCGGGGTGCTGGTCACCGCGCTCGACGAGACCCTGGGCTCGCTCAGCTGGCTGCGGCGGGTCATCGCGGTCACCGGCCGACTGGAGTCGGACTTCCTGCGCCCGGTGCCCGTCGGCGCCACCCTGTACCTGTCGGCCCGCTGCACCGCGGTGGCCGGCCGCAAGATGTACGGCACCGCCGAAGGCCGCATCGGCGGCCCCGACGGCCCGGTCGCGGTCCGCGCCGAGGCGCTGTTCGTCGAGGTCGACCTCGGCCACTTCACCGGCAACGGCCGTCCCGAGGAGATCCGCGCCGCGATGTCCGACCCCGACCAGGCCAAGGTCGCCCGCGCCTTCGAGGTGAACCCGTGA
- a CDS encoding DUF3710 domain-containing protein — MDGLDGAEGPDEPAQDAVDADEGSDGSGDSVRYSLPSAPRPDGPWDASEIQEPGEGRVDLGGLFVPGVDGMELRVEVAGESIVAATVVLRDSAVQLQGFAAPRSEGIWGEVREEIASGITQQGGIVDEVEGPLGWELRAQVPVRLPDGTNGVQLVRFVGCDGPRWFLRGVISGQGAVQPAAAGVLESIFRDTVVVRGDAPMAPRDPIVLKLPNDAQMVPDGGAPAEQAEPSKFGDGIDPLRRGPEITELR, encoded by the coding sequence ATCGACGGGCTCGACGGGGCCGAGGGCCCGGACGAGCCGGCGCAGGACGCCGTCGACGCCGACGAGGGGTCGGACGGCTCCGGGGATTCGGTGCGCTACAGCCTCCCGTCCGCTCCACGGCCCGACGGCCCCTGGGACGCCTCGGAGATCCAGGAGCCCGGCGAGGGCCGGGTCGACCTCGGCGGCCTGTTCGTACCGGGCGTCGACGGCATGGAGCTGCGGGTCGAGGTGGCCGGTGAGTCGATCGTGGCCGCCACCGTGGTGCTGCGGGACAGCGCCGTGCAGCTGCAGGGCTTCGCCGCCCCCAGGTCCGAGGGCATCTGGGGCGAGGTACGCGAGGAGATCGCGTCCGGCATCACCCAGCAGGGTGGGATCGTCGACGAGGTCGAGGGCCCGCTCGGCTGGGAGCTGCGGGCCCAGGTCCCGGTGCGGCTGCCGGACGGCACCAACGGCGTGCAACTGGTGCGCTTCGTCGGCTGCGACGGTCCGCGCTGGTTCCTGCGCGGCGTGATCTCCGGCCAGGGCGCGGTCCAGCCCGCCGCGGCCGGGGTGCTGGAGTCGATCTTCCGCGACACCGTGGTGGTGCGCGGCGACGCCCCGATGGCGCCCCGCGACCCGATCGTGCTCAAACTGCCCAACGACGCGCAGATGGTGCCGGACGGCGGCGCCCCCGCCGAGCAGGCCGAGCCGTCCAAGTTCGGCGACGGCATCGACCCGCTGCGCCGCGGCCCGGAGATCACCGAGCTGCGCTGA
- the dut gene encoding dUTP diphosphatase: MTAVRPPVDVLLRRLDESVPVPGYAHPGDAGVDLVTTQAAELAPGERTVLPTGISLALPDGYAAFVHARSGLAARCGVAMVNAPGTVDAGYRGEIKVIVVNLDPREAVRFERGDRIAQLVVQQVERVRFHEVAELPGSARAAGGFGSTGGHAAVEPPSAETSSNGYASSVLSDREGQ; encoded by the coding sequence GTGACCGCCGTACGACCGCCGGTGGACGTCCTGCTGCGGCGTCTGGACGAGTCCGTGCCGGTGCCGGGCTACGCGCACCCCGGGGACGCCGGGGTCGACCTGGTCACCACGCAGGCCGCGGAGCTGGCGCCCGGTGAGCGCACGGTGCTGCCGACCGGTATCTCCCTGGCGCTGCCCGACGGTTACGCGGCCTTCGTGCACGCCCGTTCCGGGCTGGCCGCCCGCTGCGGGGTGGCGATGGTGAATGCCCCGGGAACGGTGGACGCCGGGTACCGTGGGGAGATCAAGGTGATCGTGGTCAATCTCGACCCGCGGGAGGCCGTCCGGTTCGAGCGGGGTGACCGGATCGCGCAACTGGTCGTCCAGCAGGTCGAGCGGGTCCGCTTCCACGAGGTCGCGGAGCTGCCCGGCTCGGCCCGGGCCGCGGGGGGCTTCGGTTCCACGGGGGGTCACGCCGCGGTGGAGCCGCCGTCGGCCGAAACGTCCAGCAACGGATACGCATCATCGGTCCTCAGCGACCGGGAAGGACAGTGA
- a CDS encoding APC family permease, translating to MSKLTDLPKRILIGRALRSDKLGETLLPKRLALPVFASDPLSSVAYAPGEVLLVLSIAGASTYHFSPWIAVAVVVLMFTVVASYRQNVHAYPSGGGDYEVATTNLGPKAGLTVASALLVDYVLTVAVSVASGIENLGSAVPFFVTHKVLGAVGMIVVLMLMNLRGVRESGTIFAIPTYAFVLGVFCMIGWGILKIATGHDMHAPTANFTVHAESSGLGGFALIFLLLRAFSSGCAALTGVEAISNGVPAFKKPKSKNAATTLAAMGLLAVTMFCGIIALAMNTRVRMAADPATDLLDHGRPVGSGYTQDPVIAQVAEAVFGHNSIPFVFLAAVTALVLFLAANTAYNGFPVLGSILAQDRYLPRQLHTRGDRLAFSNGIVLLAGFACVLVYIYGADSTRLIQLYIVGVFVSFTLSQTGMVRHWNRHLRTETDPAVRRRMHRSRTINTFGAFLTGLVLVIVLLTKFTHGAWVAVLGMVVFYATMSAIRRHYTRVAEEIAADDEPGEDYVRPSRVHSIVLVSKLHKPTLRALSYAKLMRSDSLEALSINVDPEDTKALQREWQQHGMDVPLKVLDSPYREITRPIIDYVKELRRDRPRDVVSVYIPEYVVGHWYEHLLHNQSALRLKGRLLFTPGVMVTSVPWQLESSELARARARRRAEWNAPGSIRRGPMAPQPRSRTPTAPGPREGG from the coding sequence GTGTCCAAACTGACCGACCTGCCGAAACGGATTTTGATCGGCCGGGCGCTGCGCAGTGACAAACTGGGGGAGACGCTGCTCCCCAAGCGGCTCGCGCTGCCCGTCTTCGCCTCCGACCCGCTGTCCTCCGTGGCATACGCGCCGGGCGAGGTGCTGCTGGTCCTTTCCATCGCGGGGGCGTCGACCTACCACTTCAGCCCGTGGATCGCGGTCGCCGTCGTGGTCCTGATGTTCACCGTCGTCGCCTCCTACCGGCAGAACGTCCACGCCTACCCCTCCGGCGGCGGCGACTACGAGGTCGCCACCACCAACCTCGGCCCCAAGGCGGGCCTCACGGTGGCCAGCGCACTGCTGGTGGACTACGTGCTCACCGTCGCGGTGTCGGTCGCCTCGGGCATCGAGAACCTCGGCTCGGCGGTGCCGTTCTTCGTCACGCACAAGGTGCTGGGCGCGGTCGGCATGATCGTGGTGCTGATGCTGATGAACCTGCGCGGGGTGCGCGAGTCCGGCACGATCTTCGCGATCCCCACCTACGCCTTCGTCCTCGGCGTCTTCTGCATGATCGGCTGGGGCATCCTCAAAATCGCCACTGGGCATGACATGCACGCGCCCACCGCGAACTTCACCGTCCACGCCGAGTCCTCGGGCCTCGGCGGCTTCGCGCTGATCTTCCTGCTGCTGCGGGCCTTCTCCTCCGGCTGCGCGGCGCTCACCGGCGTCGAGGCGATCAGCAACGGCGTCCCCGCCTTCAAGAAGCCCAAGTCCAAGAACGCCGCCACCACCCTGGCCGCCATGGGCCTGCTGGCCGTCACCATGTTCTGCGGCATCATCGCGCTCGCGATGAACACCAGGGTCCGGATGGCCGCCGACCCGGCCACCGACCTGCTCGACCACGGCCGGCCGGTGGGCTCCGGCTACACCCAGGACCCGGTGATCGCCCAGGTCGCCGAGGCCGTCTTCGGACACAACTCCATCCCGTTCGTCTTCCTCGCCGCGGTCACCGCGCTCGTCCTGTTCCTGGCAGCCAACACCGCGTACAACGGCTTCCCGGTGCTCGGCTCGATCCTCGCCCAGGACCGCTACCTGCCGCGCCAACTGCACACCCGCGGCGACCGGCTGGCCTTCTCCAACGGCATCGTGCTGCTGGCGGGCTTCGCCTGCGTCCTGGTCTACATCTACGGCGCCGACTCCACCCGGCTCATCCAGCTCTACATCGTCGGCGTCTTCGTCTCCTTCACCCTCAGCCAGACCGGCATGGTCCGGCACTGGAACCGCCACCTGCGGACCGAGACCGACCCCGCCGTCCGGCGCCGCATGCACCGCTCCCGCACGATCAACACCTTCGGCGCCTTCCTGACCGGCCTGGTGCTGGTGATCGTGCTGCTCACCAAGTTCACCCACGGCGCCTGGGTCGCGGTCCTCGGCATGGTCGTCTTCTACGCCACCATGAGCGCCATCCGCCGCCACTACACCCGCGTCGCCGAGGAGATCGCCGCCGACGACGAACCCGGCGAGGACTACGTGCGGCCCTCCCGGGTGCACTCCATCGTGCTGGTCTCCAAACTGCACAAGCCCACCCTGCGCGCGCTGTCGTACGCCAAACTGATGCGCTCCGACTCCCTGGAGGCGCTCAGCATCAACGTCGACCCGGAGGACACCAAGGCCCTCCAGCGGGAATGGCAGCAGCACGGCATGGACGTACCGCTGAAGGTGCTGGACTCGCCGTACCGCGAGATCACCCGGCCGATCATCGACTACGTCAAGGAACTGCGCCGCGACCGCCCGCGCGACGTGGTCAGCGTCTACATCCCCGAGTACGTCGTCGGCCACTGGTACGAGCACCTGCTGCACAACCAGAGCGCGCTGCGGCTCAAGGGACGGCTGCTGTTCACCCCCGGCGTGATGGTCACCTCCGTACCGTGGCAACTGGAGTCCTCCGAACTGGCCAGGGCCCGCGCCCGCCGCCGCGCCGAATGGAACGCGCCCGGCTCGATCCGGCGCGGTCCGATGGCGCCGCAGCCGCGCAGCAGGACGCCCACCGCGCCGGGGCCGCGGGAGGGCGGGTAA